In Caldicellulosiruptor obsidiansis OB47, a single window of DNA contains:
- the yfmH gene encoding EF-P 5-aminopentanol modification-associated protein YfmH, with amino-acid sequence MERIYDDALNEEIYINSYSNGLKAFVIKKKNFSKAFAGFATKYGSVDSKFVHPKTKEVVEVPDGIAHFLEHKLFEEEEGNVFDRFAKFGAMANAFTSFKETVYYFISTQNFYENFEILLDFVQNPYFTDQNVEKEKGIIGQEIRMYQDNPNWRVYFNLLNALYVNNPVKIDIAGTLESIQKITKDDLYLCYNTFYHPSNMIIVVCGDVDPQKVFDTIERMQKTKEYQSLIERIYPDEPENVNQKKIETSLSVAMPIFYIGFKDNQNDLPPYEMIMKDIQTQIVAETLFGKSTDFYEKLYKEGLINQNFGFEYNCEPEYSFFMIGGESKDPEEVYRRIIEHVEDVKKKGIDREEFERAKKVVLGSHLRKFDNPEKLSVEFIYSYFKGVNIFEYVKKITSVSFEMCEERLKEFFDESLSCISIVWPAD; translated from the coding sequence ATGGAAAGGATTTATGATGATGCTCTCAATGAAGAGATTTATATAAATTCATATTCAAATGGACTAAAAGCTTTTGTAATAAAAAAGAAAAACTTTAGCAAGGCATTTGCAGGTTTTGCAACAAAATACGGTTCTGTTGATAGTAAATTTGTTCATCCAAAAACAAAAGAGGTTGTTGAGGTTCCAGATGGCATTGCACATTTTTTGGAACACAAATTGTTTGAGGAAGAAGAAGGAAATGTGTTTGACAGATTTGCAAAGTTTGGTGCAATGGCAAATGCATTTACATCGTTCAAGGAAACAGTCTACTATTTTATATCAACTCAAAACTTTTATGAAAATTTTGAGATTCTCTTAGATTTTGTGCAAAATCCGTATTTTACTGATCAGAATGTCGAAAAAGAAAAAGGGATAATTGGTCAGGAGATTAGGATGTACCAAGACAATCCAAACTGGAGGGTTTATTTTAATCTCTTGAATGCACTTTATGTAAACAATCCTGTGAAAATTGACATTGCAGGAACCTTAGAGAGTATTCAAAAAATTACAAAAGATGATTTATATTTGTGTTATAATACATTCTATCATCCAAGCAATATGATAATTGTTGTATGTGGTGATGTAGACCCACAAAAAGTTTTTGATACAATTGAGAGAATGCAAAAAACAAAAGAATATCAAAGTTTGATTGAAAGGATTTATCCTGATGAGCCGGAAAACGTTAATCAAAAAAAGATAGAGACAAGTCTTTCAGTAGCAATGCCAATTTTCTATATAGGATTTAAAGACAATCAAAATGACCTTCCGCCATATGAGATGATAATGAAGGATATCCAAACACAGATAGTGGCTGAGACGCTGTTTGGAAAATCCACAGATTTTTATGAAAAGCTCTATAAAGAAGGGCTTATCAACCAGAACTTTGGTTTTGAGTACAACTGTGAGCCTGAATATTCATTTTTTATGATTGGTGGGGAGAGCAAAGACCCTGAAGAGGTTTACAGAAGAATAATTGAGCACGTTGAGGATGTCAAGAAAAAAGGAATTGACAGGGAAGAGTTTGAGAGAGCAAAAAAGGTTGTGCTGGGAAGCCACTTGAGAAAGTTTGACAATCCTGAAAAACTCTCTGTTGAGTTTATATACAGCTATTTCAAAGGAGTCAATATTTTTGAATATGTTAAGAAAATCACTTCTGTGTCATTTGAAATGTGTGAAGAAAGGCTCAAAGAATTTTTTGATGAGAGCTTGAGCTGTATATCAATTGTATGGCCGGCAGATTGA